One segment of Rhodothermus bifroesti DNA contains the following:
- a CDS encoding TonB-dependent receptor, which yields MSAPIATYRLQKLGLLVFLLLWTLPAQAQGSLAGRVRDERGEPLPGVNVIVVGTAYGAATDLEGRFRIDGLRPGEYSVRVSFVGFETVLFTGVRVREGEVTALEVTLREQVVVGEEVVVVGARPLIDVEQSSSAYVVSREQIEAAPLRSVQEVVGQQAGVLRDPTGLYIRGGRAYETGYYVDGVSARDPLAGTGFGLDLGTNAFQEVEVITGGLDARYGDVTSGVVSIQTREGGERFSGTFTHKRDNFGSLNESWGSNFHEDLYELTFGGPLGTQKLRFFAAGQVQLSDGFTRHVSDPDSVRSSLVRWNFLLPRANNRWNGFLKLTYAPWPGLKLQGAYQRSLTVNQNTRMLQVTGNEAVVAPGFQYAFILQPENANTFAHDNVLAYLKASHVINERSFYEVQLSRLFTRLRADANGRRWRPRAVTSELDPSSIVTYPAALFVDENGQPFDPNALFVLPGPGLFNNGGIATRFHDHFAEEWTLLGSYTLFSVDRNHRLNAGLEVKLNDYQWIDVIRPWVGAPIGSETAEATGRLGESADIWRVKPRRGALFATGQVRYRGLILNTGLRLEWWSPGRYVDRLVEDPRAPILETVRQAYKDGTVPFLGLRTKFFLLPRLRVSFPIRENQVLFFNYGRSTRLPHPTFVYAGLDPFYQDRSFFADLGNPNLNPEVDISYELGLRYQLSSNDVLSLTAFWRDKYDFITVENVVIRDPTGRETVRAFRINGDFARVRGLEASYLKRIGDWFLGQIAGTFSRATGLSSTNNDALVQFLARGDIENTFETPLAWDRPLDAKASVTFTYDRPQPLLGLPGLNRLQVFLSSTFRSGQRYTPAEFKGYQTNPFTGEPNWRPIYELVSAPTARYSRLGEPWWWFDLALRRRIRLGRTDLELSLEVTNLFNQKNSVIINPVTGKAYPDVDPQKTNFAALRGNRNFDVPIDVRDPRYEDPRTAGLPPLNPARFLPPRHVLLGISYAF from the coding sequence GGATTGCGCCCGGGGGAGTATTCGGTGCGCGTGTCATTTGTAGGGTTTGAAACGGTGCTTTTTACAGGGGTGCGCGTGCGCGAGGGTGAAGTAACTGCGCTGGAGGTCACGCTACGCGAGCAGGTTGTGGTGGGGGAAGAAGTGGTGGTAGTCGGTGCGCGCCCGCTGATCGATGTAGAACAGTCCTCTAGTGCCTATGTGGTTTCCCGTGAGCAGATCGAAGCGGCACCGTTGCGCTCGGTGCAGGAAGTCGTTGGTCAGCAGGCAGGGGTGCTGCGTGACCCGACGGGCCTGTACATTCGGGGTGGGCGTGCCTATGAAACTGGCTACTATGTCGACGGCGTTTCAGCCCGCGACCCACTGGCAGGTACAGGCTTTGGACTCGATTTAGGCACCAACGCTTTTCAGGAAGTCGAAGTCATCACAGGCGGCCTTGATGCCCGCTATGGCGACGTCACCTCAGGTGTGGTGAGCATCCAAACCCGCGAAGGCGGCGAGCGCTTTTCGGGCACCTTTACGCACAAGCGGGATAACTTCGGCAGCCTGAACGAAAGCTGGGGCAGCAACTTTCACGAAGACCTCTACGAGCTAACCTTTGGTGGGCCGCTCGGCACCCAGAAGCTTCGCTTCTTTGCCGCTGGTCAGGTCCAGCTCTCTGATGGATTTACACGGCACGTCTCCGATCCCGACTCGGTGCGCTCCTCCCTGGTGCGCTGGAATTTTCTGCTGCCACGGGCCAACAATCGCTGGAATGGCTTTTTAAAGCTTACCTATGCCCCCTGGCCTGGGTTAAAGCTGCAAGGCGCTTATCAGCGCTCCTTGACTGTCAACCAAAACACCCGCATGTTGCAGGTAACGGGCAACGAGGCGGTGGTTGCACCGGGCTTCCAGTACGCTTTCATCCTTCAACCTGAAAATGCCAATACTTTTGCGCACGACAACGTGCTGGCTTATTTGAAAGCTTCGCATGTGATCAATGAGCGCTCATTTTATGAAGTGCAGCTTAGCCGCCTATTCACCCGGCTGCGTGCCGATGCCAACGGGCGGCGCTGGCGGCCCCGGGCTGTGACCAGCGAGCTGGACCCAAGTAGCATCGTCACCTATCCTGCAGCCCTTTTCGTGGATGAAAATGGCCAACCCTTCGATCCAAACGCGCTTTTTGTGCTTCCTGGGCCTGGACTATTCAACAACGGAGGTATTGCTACACGCTTTCACGATCACTTCGCCGAAGAATGGACGTTGCTGGGCAGCTATACGCTCTTCTCGGTAGACCGAAACCATCGCTTGAATGCAGGCCTGGAGGTCAAGTTGAACGACTACCAATGGATCGATGTGATTCGACCCTGGGTAGGCGCACCGATTGGTTCAGAAACCGCTGAAGCTACCGGTCGATTGGGTGAAAGTGCGGACATTTGGCGTGTTAAGCCGCGCCGAGGGGCGTTGTTCGCAACCGGACAAGTACGCTACCGGGGGCTCATTCTCAATACCGGGCTCCGACTAGAATGGTGGTCGCCCGGACGCTACGTCGATCGACTGGTAGAGGACCCCAGGGCGCCTATTCTGGAAACGGTCCGCCAAGCCTATAAAGACGGCACCGTGCCTTTTTTAGGGCTGCGTACCAAGTTCTTCCTACTACCCCGGCTGCGCGTGTCGTTTCCTATTCGGGAAAATCAGGTGCTCTTTTTCAATTACGGCCGCTCCACGCGCCTGCCCCACCCAACGTTCGTCTATGCAGGACTCGACCCGTTTTACCAAGACCGATCGTTTTTTGCCGACTTGGGTAATCCTAACCTAAACCCGGAAGTGGACATCTCCTACGAGCTGGGCCTGCGCTACCAGCTTAGCAGCAACGATGTGCTCAGCCTAACGGCTTTCTGGCGAGATAAGTATGATTTTATCACCGTTGAAAACGTCGTTATTCGTGATCCCACCGGCCGCGAGACCGTCCGTGCCTTCCGCATTAATGGGGACTTTGCGCGCGTGCGCGGGCTAGAAGCCAGTTACCTCAAACGCATTGGCGACTGGTTTCTTGGGCAAATAGCCGGTACCTTCTCTCGGGCTACCGGACTAAGCTCAACCAACAATGACGCTTTGGTGCAATTTTTGGCCCGAGGCGACATTGAAAACACATTCGAGACACCACTGGCTTGGGACCGGCCGCTCGACGCAAAGGCCAGCGTGACATTTACGTATGATCGACCCCAGCCTTTACTGGGGCTCCCTGGCTTGAACCGATTGCAAGTGTTCCTGTCCTCAACGTTTCGAAGTGGACAGCGCTATACCCCGGCCGAGTTCAAGGGCTATCAAACGAATCCCTTTACGGGCGAACCTAACTGGAGGCCGATTTATGAGCTTGTCTCTGCGCCAACAGCGCGCTATAGCCGTCTAGGTGAGCCCTGGTGGTGGTTCGACCTGGCGCTACGCCGACGCATTCGTTTGGGACGAACCGATTTGGAGCTTTCCTTGGAAGTCACCAACCTGTTCAACCAGAAAAACAGTGTGATCATCAACCCGGTCACAGGTAAAGCCTATCCAGACGTAGACCCACAGAAAACGAATTTCGCTGCCTTGCGCGGTAACCGTAACTTTGATGTGCCTATCGATGTGCGTGACCCGCGCTATGAAGACCCGCGTACGGCCGGACTGCCCCCACTTAACCCTGCGCGCTTTCTGCCTCCGCGTCATGTGTTGTTGGGTATTTCCTATGCGTTTTAA
- a CDS encoding PorV/PorQ family protein, protein MRFKLLKRVLVCLLLGVVALGRTAYAQLLPSYGRDRAGTSGFQFLKIPLDARSAALGETVVAHAFDASALFWNPALAAQVEKFQIGLGHTAYFVDVRLDYWALLVPLSRSGVRLGLSLQMLDSGEMPVTTEFQPYGTGEMFQFRDVALGVSFAQPLTDLFSYGLTARYVRESVAGLVAQTVLLDLGIFYRVGDTGVQMGMAIRHFGFDGRPKGRLERPMIGGEGRVQETHFDVITPPTTFLLGFSYALWQHHPQHRLALLGQLTKPNDNAESFNIGTEYTWNRTLFVRIGYRLGVEEMRMPTLGVGLQLPEVFSGLGARFDYGFQNLERLGTVHRVGLNLEW, encoded by the coding sequence ATGCGTTTTAAGCTGCTAAAACGGGTGCTTGTATGCCTTTTACTGGGCGTGGTAGCGCTCGGCCGGACAGCCTATGCGCAACTTTTGCCTTCTTATGGGCGAGACCGGGCGGGTACATCAGGGTTTCAGTTCTTGAAGATTCCGCTTGATGCGCGTTCGGCTGCTTTAGGCGAAACGGTAGTTGCCCATGCCTTCGATGCTTCGGCGCTGTTTTGGAATCCCGCCTTAGCAGCGCAGGTCGAGAAGTTTCAGATTGGCCTAGGTCATACGGCTTATTTTGTCGATGTGCGGCTCGATTATTGGGCGCTGCTTGTACCGCTTTCTCGAAGTGGCGTCCGCTTAGGGCTGAGCCTGCAAATGCTGGACTCGGGCGAAATGCCGGTTACTACCGAGTTTCAGCCTTATGGCACCGGAGAAATGTTTCAGTTCCGAGATGTAGCTTTAGGGGTTTCGTTTGCTCAGCCGTTGACCGATCTGTTTAGCTATGGCCTCACGGCACGCTACGTGCGGGAAAGCGTGGCTGGATTGGTTGCGCAGACAGTGCTCTTAGACCTGGGCATTTTCTATCGTGTAGGGGATACTGGCGTGCAAATGGGCATGGCTATCCGACATTTTGGGTTTGACGGCCGTCCCAAAGGCCGTTTAGAACGTCCCATGATTGGCGGAGAAGGCCGCGTGCAGGAGACCCATTTTGATGTTATCACACCCCCAACTACGTTTTTGCTCGGCTTTAGTTATGCCCTTTGGCAGCATCACCCGCAGCATCGGCTCGCGTTGTTAGGACAACTCACCAAGCCTAACGATAATGCGGAAAGCTTTAACATAGGCACGGAGTACACTTGGAATCGAACCTTATTCGTGCGCATAGGCTATCGCTTGGGTGTGGAAGAAATGCGCATGCCAACGCTGGGTGTGGGTTTGCAGCTTCCAGAAGTGTTCTCGGGCTTAGGCGCTCGTTTTGATTACGGCTTCCAAAACCTGGAACGGCTAGGTACGGTGCATCGCGTCGGGCTTAATCTGGAATGGTAA
- a CDS encoding endonuclease/exonuclease/phosphatase family protein, which translates to MKARLIGVFWWVAVSAWAQIPQVGTPITLEVATWNVTWFGDPSYGPSDEARQQANVRQVLEQSAIDLWALQEVANPAAFWALLDSLGSDYEGILGQNASPAVTQRLAFVYRRSVVQRRRTEQLLSEFAEAFAYRPPLLLEATIRLPDTTLTVIFITLHLKSGSNLDDYRRRQEAAQRLKNRLDLLYPNRPVVVLGDWNDELHGSIISGLPSPFEDFRTDTAHYRFLTETLDAANLPTWCGSSSTCRTGSTLDHMLITDELFGAYEESSTDRFTALLEAIPGYVFSTSDHLPVYARFQFSRTAAVGEALTREPWTLHLYPNPARTQVTLRWERRGHAAQVRLWDMLGREVARHLLPVQAGMQALTLSLEGFPAGVYLVEVCEGGRRLTQPLVRLP; encoded by the coding sequence ATGAAGGCGCGGTTGATTGGCGTTTTTTGGTGGGTTGCTGTTTCGGCCTGGGCACAGATTCCTCAGGTAGGAACCCCGATTACCCTAGAAGTAGCCACGTGGAACGTAACGTGGTTTGGCGATCCTTCCTACGGACCTTCGGATGAAGCGCGGCAGCAGGCAAACGTGCGCCAGGTCCTCGAACAAAGCGCCATAGATCTTTGGGCGTTGCAAGAAGTCGCTAATCCGGCAGCCTTTTGGGCATTGCTCGATAGTCTGGGTAGCGACTACGAAGGGATCCTTGGCCAGAACGCTTCGCCTGCCGTAACGCAGCGATTGGCTTTTGTCTACCGACGCAGCGTGGTGCAGCGCCGTCGCACCGAGCAGCTCCTAAGTGAATTTGCTGAAGCGTTCGCCTACCGGCCCCCCTTGCTGCTGGAAGCAACCATCCGACTGCCCGATACAACGCTAACCGTGATCTTTATCACCTTGCACCTTAAGTCGGGCAGTAACCTAGACGACTACAGACGTCGCCAAGAAGCTGCGCAACGCCTCAAAAATCGATTGGATCTACTCTATCCCAATCGACCCGTAGTCGTGCTCGGAGACTGGAACGACGAGCTGCACGGCTCCATCATCTCTGGGCTACCCTCTCCTTTTGAAGACTTTCGTACCGACACCGCGCACTACCGCTTTCTTACCGAAACGCTCGACGCTGCCAACCTGCCAACCTGGTGTGGTAGCAGCAGCACTTGTCGGACCGGATCAACGCTGGATCATATGCTCATCACCGACGAATTGTTTGGCGCCTATGAGGAAAGCTCAACCGATCGCTTTACGGCACTGCTTGAGGCCATCCCAGGTTACGTGTTTTCTACCTCCGATCATCTGCCTGTCTACGCCCGCTTTCAATTTAGCCGCACTGCTGCTGTGGGCGAAGCGCTGACCCGTGAGCCCTGGACCCTACACCTTTATCCTAATCCGGCGCGCACGCAGGTTACGCTGCGTTGGGAGCGCCGCGGGCATGCGGCGCAGGTGCGGCTTTGGGACATGCTGGGTCGGGAGGTGGCCCGTCATCTGCTGCCGGTTCAGGCAGGTATGCAAGCCCTTACGCTTTCCCTAGAAGGATTTCCTGCAGGAGTCTACTTGGTTGAAGTATGCGAAGGGGGGAGGCGGCTCACTCAGCCGCTGGTACGCCTTCCCTAG
- a CDS encoding dipeptidase encodes MQRLLCSIVLLLVWACRAQTPTFSPKADKLHAEDGGQIALPAARRYALLQQDTSWATVLALHYRTLVFDGHLDTPSRMLQSFDFGRRHARANGHVDLPRMFEGGLDAAFFAIYVPAAYGESAAAVRYARRMIAEVQRQVAAHADSVALAYSAADVLRITRSGRKAILLGLEGGHALAGSPDTLRALYEAGIRYVTLTHVSSHSWADASQDRPRWNGLNEKGRALIREMNRLGMLIDLSHASDATFFDVLAVTQAPVILSHSSMRALVPTVRNASDEMLRALAQNGGVVLINFFDALVNPNFTAEVYTEAEQRTGGNLRQLWDAVYAIARERRLPGATLEDVLNHIDHAVQVAGIDHVGLGSDFDGLFALPSGLEDVTRLPWITYGLYQRGYSATDIQKLLGGNLLRVLSQVEHAAAALRAREGVPAAE; translated from the coding sequence ATGCAGCGGCTGCTCTGCTCTATTGTGCTCCTGCTGGTTTGGGCCTGCAGAGCACAGACGCCCACCTTTAGCCCCAAGGCCGATAAGTTGCACGCCGAAGATGGTGGCCAGATTGCGCTACCGGCTGCGCGACGTTATGCGCTCTTGCAGCAAGACACAAGCTGGGCAACAGTGCTTGCGCTGCACTATCGGACGCTGGTCTTCGACGGCCACCTCGACACGCCTTCCCGTATGCTCCAAAGCTTCGACTTTGGCCGGCGTCACGCGCGCGCCAATGGACATGTAGACCTGCCGCGCATGTTTGAAGGGGGCTTAGATGCCGCGTTTTTCGCGATTTACGTACCTGCTGCCTATGGAGAAAGCGCAGCAGCCGTCCGCTACGCCCGCCGCATGATAGCGGAAGTGCAACGTCAGGTAGCTGCCCATGCCGACAGCGTTGCACTGGCCTATTCAGCAGCCGATGTGCTACGCATTACGCGCAGCGGGCGCAAAGCGATCTTGCTTGGGCTTGAAGGGGGTCATGCCCTTGCCGGCTCGCCTGACACGCTTCGGGCACTCTACGAAGCCGGCATCCGCTACGTTACGCTGACGCACGTGAGTTCCCATAGCTGGGCCGATGCTTCTCAGGATCGGCCGCGCTGGAACGGTTTAAACGAAAAAGGTCGCGCGCTCATCCGCGAAATGAACCGGCTAGGCATGCTGATCGACCTGTCTCATGCTTCCGATGCTACGTTTTTTGACGTGCTGGCCGTTACCCAAGCCCCGGTTATCCTTTCACACTCATCCATGCGCGCACTGGTACCTACCGTGCGCAACGCAAGCGACGAAATGCTTCGTGCCTTGGCCCAAAATGGAGGTGTTGTACTGATCAACTTTTTTGATGCGCTGGTCAATCCCAACTTTACAGCCGAGGTTTATACCGAAGCCGAACAGCGCACAGGCGGCAACCTGCGCCAGCTCTGGGATGCCGTTTATGCCATTGCCCGGGAGCGGCGTCTGCCTGGTGCCACCTTGGAAGACGTGCTCAACCACATCGACCATGCCGTGCAGGTCGCGGGCATTGACCACGTGGGATTAGGCTCAGATTTTGACGGGCTCTTTGCATTGCCCTCGGGGCTCGAAGACGTAACGCGCCTGCCTTGGATCACCTATGGCCTTTACCAGCGAGGCTATAGCGCAACTGACATTCAAAAACTTCTCGGTGGCAATTTACTTCGCGTGCTGTCCCAGGTCGAACATGCAGCTGCCGCATTGCGCGCTAGGGAAGGCGTACCAGCGGCTGAGTGA
- a CDS encoding 2-oxoacid:ferredoxin oxidoreductase subunit beta, protein MSDPKRLDESTPRAVRPALPPTATPPVARPAKPTAPPAAQPDGDGKARLSRKDFASDQDVRWCPGCGDYAILAAVQRLLPELGIPRENLVFISGIGCSSRFPYYMNTYGMHTIHGRAPAIATGLKASRPELDVWIITGDGDALSIGGNHLIHILRRNLNVQILLFNNQIYGLTKGQYSPTSEEGKITKSSPYGTIDHPFNPVALALGADASFVARSMDRDPKHLQDILRRAHEHKGAAFVEIYQNCNIFNDGAFFQFTERDTKPLRTLFLEHGKPLLYDEGRKGIRLDGFRLEAIDLTNSSWSVHDCLVYDETNRELAHLIARMFFRPDLPQPFGVFYRETRPTYEDLLHQQIAEVTARKGKGDLEALLRSGDTWIIEAEPPMAQQQA, encoded by the coding sequence ATGTCGGACCCCAAACGCCTTGACGAATCTACCCCCCGGGCCGTACGCCCGGCCTTGCCTCCAACGGCTACGCCGCCTGTGGCACGCCCTGCTAAGCCAACGGCACCTCCAGCAGCCCAGCCCGACGGCGACGGCAAAGCCCGCCTGTCGCGCAAAGACTTTGCCTCAGACCAGGACGTGCGCTGGTGCCCAGGCTGCGGCGACTATGCTATCCTGGCAGCCGTGCAGCGCCTATTGCCAGAGCTAGGCATCCCTCGCGAAAACCTGGTGTTCATCAGCGGCATCGGATGCTCCAGCCGTTTCCCCTACTACATGAACACCTACGGCATGCATACCATCCATGGTCGCGCTCCAGCTATCGCCACCGGCTTAAAAGCCAGTCGCCCTGAACTCGACGTGTGGATCATCACGGGCGATGGGGATGCCCTCTCGATTGGCGGAAACCACCTGATACACATTTTGCGCCGCAACCTGAACGTCCAGATCTTGCTTTTCAACAATCAGATTTACGGCCTCACCAAGGGCCAGTATAGCCCTACCTCTGAGGAAGGGAAGATCACCAAAAGCTCACCCTATGGCACCATTGACCATCCCTTTAATCCCGTAGCACTGGCCCTGGGCGCCGACGCTTCGTTCGTCGCCCGCTCCATGGATCGCGATCCTAAACATTTACAAGATATCCTTCGCCGAGCGCATGAGCATAAAGGCGCTGCCTTTGTGGAAATTTACCAAAACTGCAATATTTTCAACGACGGGGCCTTTTTCCAGTTTACCGAGCGCGACACCAAGCCGCTCCGGACCCTGTTTCTCGAGCACGGCAAGCCGCTCCTGTACGACGAAGGACGCAAAGGTATCCGGCTCGACGGCTTTCGCCTGGAAGCTATCGATCTGACCAACAGCTCTTGGTCTGTCCATGACTGCCTGGTGTATGACGAAACCAACCGGGAACTGGCGCACCTGATAGCTCGGATGTTCTTCCGGCCCGATTTGCCGCAGCCCTTTGGGGTCTTTTATCGCGAAACGCGCCCTACCTACGAAGACTTGCTGCATCAGCAGATTGCGGAAGTCACAGCCCGGAAAGGCAAAGGCGATCTGGAGGCCCTACTGCGCAGTGGCGACACCTGGATCATTGAAGCTGAGCCCCCAATGGCCCAGCAGCAGGCATGA
- a CDS encoding 2-oxoacid:acceptor oxidoreductase subunit alpha: protein MDFLEKPVEVLPEATVLFAGDSGDGMQLTGLQFARATALARNDLATLPDYPAEIRAPAGTTYGVSGYQLHFGSVPVRTPGDAVDMLVAMNPAALKVHLPRVRRGGTLLLNINAFDRRGLELARYATNPLEDGSLAGYQVIPVELTRLTHEALADSGLDKKEIDRCKNMFALGLVLWLYSRPLEPVETWLRQKFAHKPAIRDANLQALHKGYHYGETTELFAVRYEVRPAQLKPGLYRAIQGIEALALGLIAASVKSGLPLFYGSYPITPASELLHELSRHKNFGVMTFQAEDEIAAIGAALGASFGGALGVTATSGPGMTLKAETIGLAVMTELPLVIIDLQRGGPSTGLPTKTEQSDLLFALYGRHGEAPVPVLAASSPGDCFEAAYEACRIAVRYMTPVILLADGYLGNGAEPWRVPDLEDLPSFEVRFATEPNFHKNGEAAFLPYRRDPETLARPWARPGTPGLEHRIGGLEKEDETGNVSYDPANHQRMVKLRAEKVARIAREIPPSQVFGDPEGDVLLIGWGSTRGAIEAAVERLQARGLRVGSVHLRYLNPLPPDLPLLFDRYQHLIVPELNNGQLVRVLRDAYLRPFVPLNKIQGLPFQAREIEAFVVSLLQV from the coding sequence ATGGACTTTCTAGAAAAACCCGTAGAGGTTCTCCCTGAGGCGACGGTGCTTTTTGCGGGAGACTCGGGTGATGGCATGCAGCTTACGGGCCTGCAGTTTGCACGAGCAACGGCCTTAGCCCGGAACGATTTGGCTACACTTCCTGACTATCCTGCCGAAATTCGGGCCCCGGCTGGTACCACCTATGGCGTCAGCGGCTACCAACTGCATTTTGGCTCAGTTCCCGTGCGCACGCCTGGCGATGCGGTCGATATGCTGGTGGCGATGAACCCAGCAGCGCTCAAAGTGCACTTGCCCCGCGTGCGCCGAGGCGGCACGTTGCTGCTCAACATCAACGCCTTCGATCGTCGCGGCCTAGAGCTCGCCCGCTACGCCACCAATCCGCTTGAAGACGGCTCGCTAGCGGGCTACCAAGTTATTCCGGTTGAACTTACGCGTCTGACGCACGAAGCACTAGCCGACAGTGGTCTCGATAAGAAGGAGATCGACCGCTGCAAGAACATGTTTGCCCTAGGGCTAGTGCTGTGGCTCTACTCGCGTCCCCTAGAACCCGTTGAAACCTGGCTGCGGCAAAAGTTCGCGCATAAACCGGCCATTCGAGACGCCAACCTACAAGCCTTGCATAAGGGGTATCACTACGGCGAGACGACCGAACTTTTTGCCGTTCGCTACGAGGTACGACCTGCTCAACTCAAACCCGGCCTTTACCGGGCTATTCAAGGCATCGAGGCACTGGCCCTGGGACTGATCGCTGCCAGCGTCAAAAGCGGCTTGCCGCTGTTTTACGGATCCTATCCGATTACCCCGGCTTCGGAACTGCTCCACGAGCTGAGCCGCCATAAAAACTTCGGTGTGATGACTTTTCAAGCCGAAGACGAAATTGCGGCTATCGGTGCTGCGCTTGGAGCCAGCTTTGGGGGCGCCTTGGGCGTAACGGCTACCAGCGGTCCGGGCATGACGCTCAAAGCAGAAACGATTGGATTGGCCGTTATGACCGAACTGCCGCTGGTGATCATCGACCTGCAACGCGGCGGTCCCTCTACGGGCTTACCTACCAAAACCGAACAGAGCGACTTGCTTTTTGCCCTCTACGGTCGCCATGGCGAGGCGCCCGTACCCGTGCTGGCGGCCAGCTCTCCTGGCGACTGCTTTGAGGCTGCCTACGAAGCCTGCCGCATTGCCGTACGCTACATGACGCCAGTGATTCTGCTGGCAGATGGTTACCTAGGCAATGGGGCTGAACCCTGGCGCGTGCCCGACCTAGAGGACCTACCCTCCTTTGAGGTACGCTTTGCCACGGAGCCCAATTTCCACAAAAACGGCGAAGCCGCATTTTTGCCCTATCGGCGCGACCCCGAAACTTTGGCCCGGCCTTGGGCACGCCCAGGAACACCTGGCTTGGAACACCGGATCGGAGGCCTGGAAAAGGAAGACGAAACCGGTAACGTATCCTACGATCCGGCTAACCACCAGCGCATGGTCAAACTACGGGCAGAGAAAGTCGCCCGCATTGCCCGCGAGATTCCGCCCAGCCAAGTGTTTGGCGACCCAGAAGGCGATGTGCTGCTTATCGGCTGGGGCTCAACGCGCGGTGCTATCGAAGCTGCCGTTGAGCGCCTCCAAGCCCGCGGGCTACGCGTTGGTAGCGTGCACCTGCGCTACTTGAATCCATTGCCACCCGATTTGCCCTTGCTGTTTGATCGCTACCAGCATCTTATCGTGCCTGAGCTGAATAACGGACAGCTGGTGCGCGTGCTGCGCGATGCGTACCTGCGGCCTTTTGTGCCGCTAAATAAAATCCAGGGCTTGCCCTTCCAGGCCCGTGAAATTGAAGCGTTTGTCGTATCGTTGCTTCAGGTCTAA
- the apaG gene encoding Co2+/Mg2+ efflux protein ApaG, which produces MVPYAATTRGVTVTVRPIYLDDPSDFFERRFVFAYFISIENHTEEPLQLLRRYWRIEEADGSVREVEGLGVVGQQPLIEPGHAHLYSSYCILASLSGTMEGYYLMQRPDGRRFRVKIPRFDLRVAAN; this is translated from the coding sequence ATGGTTCCTTATGCAGCCACAACACGCGGCGTGACGGTCACCGTACGTCCGATATATCTCGATGATCCATCGGATTTTTTTGAGCGCCGGTTTGTCTTTGCGTATTTCATTAGCATCGAAAATCATACCGAAGAGCCGTTGCAACTGCTTCGTCGCTACTGGCGCATTGAAGAGGCTGATGGCTCCGTGCGCGAAGTGGAAGGTCTTGGTGTGGTGGGGCAACAACCCCTGATCGAGCCAGGTCATGCCCATCTTTATAGCAGCTACTGCATTTTGGCTTCTTTGAGTGGGACGATGGAAGGGTACTACCTTATGCAGCGTCCTGATGGGCGACGCTTTCGGGTGAAAATCCCTCGCTTCGATCTTCGGGTGGCCGCTAATTAA
- a CDS encoding thymidylate synthase, with protein sequence MQQYHDFLRHILECGTRRVDRTGVGTLSVFGYQMRFDLQAGFPLLTTKKIHVKSVVAELLWFLRGDTNLKYLHDRGVTIWDEWATETGELGPIYGKQWRRWLAPDGREIDQIAAVVRSIRERPWSRRHVVSAWNVADLPDEQCSPQENVRQGRMALAPCHVLFQFYVADGRLSCQLYQRSADAFLGVPFNIASYSLLTHMVAQQTDLDVGTFIWTGGDCHIYLNHLEQVKELLSREPYPPPRLVIKRKPPSIFAYELEDFEFVDYQYHPPIKAPIAV encoded by the coding sequence ATGCAGCAATACCACGATTTCCTCCGCCACATTCTCGAATGCGGGACGCGCCGCGTAGACCGCACAGGCGTTGGCACCCTCAGTGTATTTGGCTACCAGATGCGGTTTGACTTGCAAGCAGGATTCCCGCTTTTAACCACCAAGAAGATCCACGTCAAAAGCGTTGTGGCCGAACTGCTCTGGTTTTTGCGGGGAGATACGAACCTAAAGTATTTGCACGATCGCGGAGTGACCATCTGGGACGAGTGGGCCACCGAAACAGGAGAGCTAGGGCCTATCTACGGCAAGCAGTGGCGGCGATGGCTTGCACCAGACGGGCGCGAAATTGATCAAATCGCAGCGGTGGTGCGCTCGATCCGAGAGCGACCTTGGTCGCGGCGGCATGTGGTGAGTGCTTGGAATGTCGCAGACCTGCCCGATGAGCAATGCTCTCCACAGGAAAACGTCCGCCAAGGACGCATGGCGCTGGCACCCTGCCATGTGCTGTTTCAGTTTTATGTGGCTGACGGTCGCCTTTCTTGCCAGCTTTACCAACGTTCAGCTGATGCCTTTTTAGGCGTGCCTTTCAACATTGCTTCCTACAGCCTCCTTACCCATATGGTAGCGCAGCAGACAGACCTCGACGTAGGTACGTTTATCTGGACCGGCGGTGACTGCCATATTTATCTCAACCATCTTGAACAGGTAAAAGAGCTGCTTTCCCGAGAGCCTTACCCACCACCTCGGCTGGTGATTAAGCGCAAACCGCCCTCGATTTTTGCCTATGAGCTAGAAGATTTTGAATTTGTCGACTACCAATATCACCCGCCCATCAAAGCGCCTATTGCGGTGTAA